A genomic window from Sanguibacter antarcticus includes:
- the wecB gene encoding non-hydrolyzing UDP-N-acetylglucosamine 2-epimerase — protein MKPLVMTVYGTRPEAIKVAPLVRALEASMSLASMTVVTGQHREMLDQVNELFAIVPDVDLDVFGHGQSLSGVAARILDRLDPVLLEVAPAAVVVQGDTTTSTAAALAAFYRQIPVIHLEAGLRSGDITSPFPEEANRRITTQLAALHLAPTAESRANLLREHVDPADVVVTGNTVIDALLETVAKDLPFADPRLEEVAASGRPVLLVTTHRRENWGDAMENVGRALRRIALAHPEYVVVLPAHRNPIVREAVLPHLAGLPNVLVTEPLAYGEFTRLLGVSRIVLTDSGGVQEEAPSLGKPVLVMRDTTERPEAVAAGTVALIGTGEDRIVDEVERLMTDAGAYDAMAHAVNPYGDGRASARAVAAIGALLGVGERADDFGAHTT, from the coding sequence ATGAAGCCGCTCGTGATGACTGTGTACGGCACCCGCCCTGAGGCGATCAAGGTCGCGCCGCTGGTGCGCGCCCTCGAAGCGAGCATGTCTCTCGCGAGCATGACGGTGGTGACGGGGCAGCACCGAGAGATGCTCGACCAGGTCAACGAGCTGTTCGCGATCGTCCCGGACGTGGACCTCGACGTGTTCGGTCACGGTCAGTCGTTGTCCGGGGTGGCTGCGCGGATCCTCGACCGGCTCGACCCGGTGCTGCTCGAGGTCGCGCCCGCGGCTGTCGTGGTCCAGGGAGACACGACGACGTCGACGGCTGCTGCGCTGGCTGCGTTCTACCGGCAGATCCCGGTGATCCATCTCGAGGCAGGGCTGCGGTCGGGCGACATCACGTCGCCGTTCCCGGAGGAGGCGAACCGTCGGATCACGACGCAGCTCGCAGCGCTCCACCTGGCTCCCACCGCGGAGAGCCGGGCGAACCTGCTGCGCGAGCACGTTGACCCTGCCGACGTCGTGGTGACGGGGAACACGGTGATCGACGCGCTGCTGGAGACCGTGGCCAAGGATCTGCCGTTCGCGGACCCCCGGCTCGAGGAGGTCGCCGCGTCGGGTCGGCCGGTCCTGCTCGTCACGACGCACCGCAGGGAGAACTGGGGTGACGCGATGGAGAACGTGGGGCGCGCGCTGCGCCGGATCGCGCTGGCGCACCCGGAGTATGTGGTGGTGCTGCCTGCGCACCGCAACCCGATCGTCCGCGAGGCGGTCCTCCCGCACCTCGCCGGGCTGCCCAACGTGCTCGTCACGGAACCGCTCGCGTACGGGGAGTTCACGCGTCTGCTGGGTGTGAGCCGGATCGTCCTGACGGACTCCGGCGGTGTCCAGGAGGAGGCGCCGAGCCTCGGCAAGCCGGTCTTGGTCATGCGTGACACCACGGAACGGCCCGAGGCGGTCGCGGCGGGGACGGTCGCTCTCATCGGCACCGGCGAGGACCGCATCGTCGACGAGGTCGAGCGCCTCATGACCGACGCTGGTGCGTACGACGCGATGGCTCACGCCGTGAACCCGTACGGCGACGGGCGGGCGAGCGCCCGGGCGGTCGCGGCGATCGGTGCGCTCCTCGGCGTCGGGGAACGAGCCGACGACTTCGGGGCGCACACGACCTGA
- a CDS encoding DUF4012 domain-containing protein, translating into MQDETIDIFGEGSGPGDQAPRRPRHRALKIVAFSALGLVIVTGALAAWVGYDLLSVRSSLTAASDLVPELQDEIAAGDGDAALATLAEVQDHAQDAEASSHGFHWSVVSLLPVARPNIQAVQVVTEVVESLAVDALPALTEAAVLVGPDGLSPVDGQIDLAPLVASAPQLIAADLSLRRGLADLRAVETDEVLDPLADAVTDLESTMSDIASTTSTAARAVQIAPAMLGADGPRRFLLLVQNNAEPRATGGIPAWVILLTADDGVLQFADQRSASEFQPDAPVLPITDAERALFGDDLAQKMADVNFTPDFPRTAELASALWQQQDPGEIDGVLSLDPVALADIMKTTGSLSLPFGPQLDADNVADYLMNGVYLQIADKDQQDALFQLVAAAMFAQILNGPGEISSAFPALADSADEGRLMLWSAHPDEQELLQPTALSGALVGDAADSDGGADRPIVGVYLNDGTAGKIGYYLERSITADVTECRADGSQALKITLSLTSTAPADAATLPEHVTGVSGDVPPGDIRTNVLVYAPAGGQLESVTAGGEPVGIQSQLHDDLFVAGLTNNLSPGESEIYEYEIVTGPDQRGVPLLRFTPGPRDTHTQVTGATCNGA; encoded by the coding sequence GTGCAGGACGAGACGATCGACATCTTCGGCGAGGGCTCCGGCCCCGGCGACCAGGCACCACGACGGCCCCGACACCGAGCGCTGAAGATCGTCGCGTTCTCCGCCCTCGGCCTCGTCATCGTGACCGGTGCGCTCGCCGCCTGGGTCGGGTACGACCTCCTGTCCGTCCGGAGCTCGCTCACCGCAGCCTCCGACCTCGTGCCCGAGCTCCAAGACGAGATCGCTGCCGGCGACGGCGACGCCGCGCTCGCCACCCTCGCCGAGGTCCAGGACCACGCACAGGACGCAGAGGCCTCCTCCCACGGGTTCCACTGGTCGGTCGTCTCGCTCCTGCCCGTCGCGCGACCCAACATCCAGGCCGTCCAGGTCGTCACCGAGGTCGTCGAGTCTCTCGCTGTCGACGCCCTGCCCGCGCTCACCGAGGCCGCGGTGCTCGTCGGCCCCGACGGACTCAGCCCCGTCGACGGGCAGATCGACCTCGCGCCCCTCGTCGCCAGCGCCCCACAGCTCATCGCCGCGGACCTCTCCCTCCGACGAGGGCTCGCGGACCTGCGTGCCGTCGAGACCGACGAGGTCCTCGACCCGCTCGCCGATGCGGTCACCGACCTTGAGAGCACGATGTCCGACATCGCGAGCACCACGTCGACAGCCGCGCGCGCCGTCCAGATCGCCCCCGCGATGCTCGGTGCCGACGGCCCTCGCCGCTTCCTGCTGCTCGTCCAGAACAACGCCGAGCCCCGCGCGACAGGCGGCATCCCGGCATGGGTCATCCTCCTCACCGCCGACGACGGCGTCCTCCAGTTCGCCGACCAGCGCTCAGCGAGCGAGTTCCAGCCCGACGCACCCGTCCTGCCGATCACGGATGCCGAGCGCGCGCTCTTCGGCGACGACCTCGCGCAGAAGATGGCCGACGTCAACTTCACGCCCGACTTCCCCCGGACCGCCGAGCTCGCCAGCGCGCTGTGGCAGCAGCAGGACCCCGGAGAGATCGACGGAGTCCTCTCCCTCGACCCGGTGGCGCTCGCGGACATCATGAAGACGACAGGGTCGCTGAGCTTGCCGTTCGGACCACAGCTGGACGCCGATAATGTTGCCGACTACCTGATGAACGGTGTCTATCTCCAGATTGCCGATAAAGACCAGCAGGATGCGCTCTTCCAGCTCGTGGCCGCCGCAATGTTTGCCCAGATCCTCAACGGACCGGGTGAAATATCGAGCGCATTTCCAGCATTGGCCGACTCGGCGGACGAAGGACGCCTCATGCTCTGGTCTGCACACCCTGACGAGCAGGAGCTGCTGCAGCCGACCGCACTGAGCGGAGCTCTCGTCGGCGATGCTGCGGACAGCGACGGCGGCGCAGATCGGCCGATCGTCGGGGTCTACCTCAACGACGGGACCGCCGGAAAGATCGGCTACTACCTCGAACGCTCCATCACCGCAGACGTCACCGAGTGCCGTGCGGACGGCTCTCAGGCCCTGAAAATCACCCTTTCTCTGACCTCGACGGCTCCTGCCGACGCGGCCACCCTCCCCGAGCACGTCACCGGTGTCTCCGGCGACGTTCCCCCGGGAGACATCCGCACGAACGTCCTCGTCTACGCCCCCGCAGGAGGTCAGCTCGAGAGCGTCACCGCAGGTGGGGAGCCTGTCGGCATTCAGTCCCAGCTGCACGACGACCTCTTTGTCGCAGGGCTCACGAACAACCTCTCTCCCGGAGAGAGCGAAATCTACGAATACGAGATCGTCACCGGACCAGATCAACGCGGAGTGCCACTGTTGCGCTTTACACCTGGACCACGGGATACTCACACCCAGGTCACAGGTGCCACGTGTAACGGTGCCTGA
- a CDS encoding LPXTG cell wall anchor domain-containing protein, whose product MNRRIAATAVAALALAVVPATTASAYEAIDFSSTLSATSFSAGSPFNYVVDGPLYNDKITASVTSTSVVTSAISIAGTSSLAKATDAAGDATFNITLAAAGSYTITAVDAEGTVINTQTIAVGSAATSTGAASGAATLPVTGSSPLPLTIGAGALAAAGLGAFFFAKRRRAALNA is encoded by the coding sequence ATGAATCGACGTATCGCGGCAACGGCCGTAGCAGCACTGGCGCTCGCCGTGGTTCCGGCGACCACCGCCTCTGCGTACGAGGCCATCGACTTCAGCTCGACGCTCTCGGCAACTTCCTTCTCGGCGGGCTCGCCGTTCAACTACGTCGTCGACGGCCCCCTCTACAACGACAAGATCACCGCGTCGGTCACGTCGACCAGCGTCGTCACCTCGGCCATCTCCATCGCGGGTACGTCGAGCCTCGCCAAGGCCACAGACGCCGCAGGCGACGCGACGTTCAACATCACGCTCGCAGCAGCTGGGTCGTACACGATCACGGCCGTCGACGCAGAGGGAACCGTCATCAACACGCAGACGATCGCGGTCGGTTCGGCTGCGACCTCCACCGGAGCCGCTTCGGGTGCAGCAACCCTGCCCGTTACGGGCTCCTCGCCTCTGCCGCTCACGATCGGTGCCGGTGCGCTCGCCGCAGCCGGCCTCGGAGCGTTCTTCTTCGCGAAGCGTCGCCGGGCAGCCCTGAACGCCTGA
- a CDS encoding L,D-transpeptidase: MLSRGRTSVVSAAGVLVVLAAVGFTLGRSPHETVVARVETVSAPAAPSAPAPAPADEGPAVDPTSYDLAALPSVDVFSVLPELPLDPAPDLPPTQVLVTPTGEAAPVFAEPGSPPVARLASEQVHDGTTVPVVEQHEHWLRVLLPGRQGYPSAGVTGQATGWVRAADVTTAADPFLVTVSLSGGLRILEDGVAIYESPDLGYGTQATPTPLGRTFIMTMFTDPAAAYTRGLPIVALGVQSPTLDGFGGTDVAVTAFHFHDDRAQAVSNGCVRVDEATIAQLAALPLGTPVVITA, translated from the coding sequence ATGCTGTCTCGAGGCCGTACGTCCGTGGTGAGCGCAGCAGGCGTGCTCGTCGTCCTGGCCGCCGTCGGGTTCACGCTGGGTCGATCGCCACACGAGACCGTCGTCGCGCGCGTGGAGACGGTCAGCGCACCTGCCGCTCCGTCCGCGCCGGCGCCGGCGCCGGCTGACGAGGGGCCTGCGGTCGACCCGACGAGCTACGACCTCGCCGCCCTGCCGAGCGTCGACGTCTTCTCTGTCCTGCCCGAGCTCCCGCTCGACCCGGCACCTGACCTCCCGCCCACCCAGGTCCTCGTGACACCCACGGGGGAGGCAGCCCCGGTCTTCGCGGAGCCGGGCTCACCTCCGGTCGCCCGGCTCGCGTCCGAGCAGGTCCACGACGGCACGACCGTGCCCGTCGTCGAGCAGCACGAGCACTGGTTGCGCGTCCTGCTGCCCGGACGGCAGGGCTACCCGTCCGCAGGGGTCACCGGTCAGGCGACAGGATGGGTCCGTGCCGCCGACGTCACCACGGCGGCCGACCCGTTCCTCGTGACAGTGAGCCTCTCGGGCGGCCTCCGCATCCTCGAGGACGGCGTGGCGATCTACGAGAGCCCCGACCTCGGCTACGGCACGCAAGCGACCCCGACACCTCTCGGAAGGACGTTCATCATGACGATGTTCACCGACCCGGCTGCGGCCTACACGCGCGGGCTCCCGATCGTGGCGCTCGGCGTCCAGTCTCCGACCCTCGACGGCTTCGGCGGGACAGACGTCGCGGTGACGGCCTTCCACTTCCACGACGACCGGGCGCAAGCAGTCTCCAACGGGTGCGTGCGCGTCGACGAGGCGACGATCGCGCAGCTTGCCGCGCTGCCGCTCGGCACACCGGTCGTGATCACCGCATGA
- a CDS encoding CAP domain-containing protein — MSRREPGRSGSRRRRSVRSASLALALFLACTACSTADDGGQADDAGQTADLSDSTSVEESPAPYDLAAVTPEEYAAALVASTNAVREDAGLDTLSPSLCAQEQGLVRATDLVDAGGELVHASLDPVTDGCGPVEITGENLSRAAASPQDVVDAWMQSPGHASNILMPAYTSIGIACVPVVDESETEMLCSQIFLGI, encoded by the coding sequence ATGAGCCGTCGCGAACCGGGACGCTCAGGCTCCCGCAGGCGGCGGTCCGTACGCAGCGCGTCGCTCGCGCTCGCTCTCTTCCTCGCGTGCACCGCATGCAGCACAGCCGACGACGGAGGGCAGGCCGACGACGCAGGCCAGACGGCCGACCTGAGCGACTCGACCTCGGTCGAGGAGAGCCCAGCCCCCTACGACCTCGCTGCTGTCACGCCCGAGGAGTACGCGGCAGCCCTCGTTGCATCGACGAACGCCGTCCGCGAGGACGCGGGCCTCGACACGTTGTCCCCGTCGCTGTGCGCGCAAGAGCAGGGGCTCGTCCGTGCGACCGACCTGGTGGACGCCGGCGGAGAGCTCGTCCACGCGTCCCTCGACCCGGTCACCGACGGCTGCGGACCCGTGGAGATCACGGGAGAGAACCTCAGCCGGGCTGCGGCGTCACCGCAGGACGTCGTCGATGCGTGGATGCAGTCGCCGGGGCACGCCTCGAACATCCTCATGCCCGCCTACACGTCCATCGGCATCGCGTGCGTGCCCGTCGTCGACGAGTCCGAGACCGAGATGCTCTGCTCGCAGATCTTCCTCGGCATCTAG
- a CDS encoding DUF2530 domain-containing protein translates to MPRLPPAIDLTLHPERRRRDVRPMDVDLRVVVLVGITLWVVAGATFGVLQLFTDHEVVDQLLVCAAGVVLGLLGLVWERANRRRYRAGAASTTEP, encoded by the coding sequence ATGCCTCGCCTGCCCCCCGCGATCGATCTCACGTTGCACCCGGAGCGGCGTCGACGCGACGTCCGCCCGATGGACGTCGACCTGCGCGTGGTGGTTCTCGTCGGGATCACGCTGTGGGTCGTGGCCGGTGCGACGTTCGGTGTGCTCCAGCTCTTCACCGACCACGAGGTCGTCGACCAGCTCCTCGTCTGTGCGGCTGGCGTGGTCCTCGGTCTCCTGGGGCTCGTGTGGGAGCGGGCGAACAGGCGCCGCTACCGCGCGGGAGCCGCCAGCACCACGGAACCCTGA
- a CDS encoding NCS2 family permease, whose amino-acid sequence MTETAAAVSEPKNAIDKFFKITERGSSVGAEVRGGLVTFFTMSYIIVLNPIILSTIPDGTGNYLGGGSEPNLAMIAATTALVAGVLTILMGVVANFPLALAAGLGLNAVVAFSIASLPGMTWADAMGIVVLEGLIILVLVLTGFREAVFRAVPVELKTAISVGIGLFIAFIGLVDSGFVRIPASMATPVELGIDGSLAGWPLLVFVFGLVVAIVLMVRKVHGAILVAILSSTVLAVIIEAVATVGPQTLDGSNPTGWELNTPELPDSLVAVPDFSLLGQFSLFGSFEKIGAVAVILLVFSLLLADFFDTMGTMVAVGGEAGLLDEEGNPPRTRQILIVDSIAAAAGGAGSVSSNTSYIESAAGVGDGARTGLASVVTGIAFLLATFLSPLVDMVPFEAATPALVVVGFLMVMQVSGIDWKNYEVAIPAFLMIILMPFTFSITAGIGGGFIAFVVIKVSLGKVKDVHPLMWLASVLFVAYFTRGPLGELLGAF is encoded by the coding sequence GTGACTGAGACAGCTGCCGCCGTGAGCGAGCCGAAGAATGCGATCGACAAGTTCTTCAAGATCACCGAGCGAGGCTCGTCCGTCGGCGCCGAGGTGCGCGGCGGACTGGTGACGTTCTTCACGATGAGCTACATCATCGTGCTCAACCCCATCATCCTCAGCACCATCCCGGACGGCACCGGCAACTACCTCGGTGGTGGCTCCGAGCCGAACCTCGCGATGATCGCCGCCACCACAGCGCTCGTCGCCGGCGTCCTCACCATCCTCATGGGAGTCGTCGCCAACTTCCCGCTCGCGCTCGCCGCGGGTCTCGGTCTCAACGCCGTGGTCGCCTTCTCGATCGCGAGCCTGCCAGGCATGACCTGGGCGGACGCGATGGGGATCGTCGTCCTCGAGGGACTCATCATCCTGGTGCTCGTCCTCACCGGGTTCCGGGAGGCCGTGTTCCGCGCGGTCCCCGTCGAGCTCAAGACGGCGATCAGCGTCGGGATCGGCCTCTTCATCGCGTTCATCGGTCTCGTCGACTCCGGGTTCGTGCGCATCCCCGCGAGCATGGCGACGCCGGTCGAGCTCGGGATCGACGGATCGCTCGCCGGGTGGCCGCTGCTCGTCTTCGTCTTCGGCCTCGTCGTCGCGATCGTGCTCATGGTGCGCAAGGTCCACGGCGCGATCCTCGTCGCGATCCTCTCCTCGACCGTCCTCGCCGTGATCATCGAGGCTGTCGCGACGGTCGGCCCCCAGACGCTCGACGGCAGCAACCCGACCGGCTGGGAGCTCAACACGCCCGAGCTGCCAGACTCTCTCGTCGCCGTCCCCGACTTCTCTCTGCTCGGGCAGTTCTCGCTCTTCGGCTCCTTCGAGAAGATCGGTGCCGTCGCCGTCATCCTTCTCGTCTTCTCTCTGCTCCTCGCCGACTTCTTCGACACGATGGGCACCATGGTCGCTGTCGGCGGCGAGGCCGGCCTGCTCGACGAAGAGGGCAACCCGCCCCGCACCCGCCAGATCCTCATCGTCGACTCGATCGCGGCCGCGGCAGGCGGCGCCGGGAGCGTCTCCTCCAACACGAGCTACATCGAGTCTGCTGCGGGAGTCGGTGACGGGGCCCGTACGGGCCTCGCGTCCGTGGTCACCGGGATCGCGTTCCTCCTGGCCACGTTCCTCTCCCCGCTCGTCGACATGGTGCCGTTCGAGGCGGCGACCCCGGCGCTCGTGGTGGTCGGGTTCCTCATGGTCATGCAGGTTTCCGGGATCGACTGGAAGAACTACGAGGTCGCCATCCCGGCGTTCCTCATGATCATCCTCATGCCGTTCACGTTCTCGATCACCGCCGGCATCGGTGGCGGCTTCATCGCCTTCGTCGTCATCAAGGTCTCGCTCGGCAAGGTCAAGGACGTCCACCCGCTCATGTGGCTCGCGTCGGTCCTCTTCGTGGCCTACTTCACACGAGGTCCGCTCGGGGAGCTTCTCGGGGCGTTCTGA
- the manA gene encoding mannose-6-phosphate isomerase, class I, whose protein sequence is MRPSQIFRLTNTVQHYAWGSPTAIPELLGVPADGRPVAEMWLGAHALAPSRCVPQGAGGSAEDLHEGVEPVALPDLVRSAPYTTLGVAVVEEYGPRLPYLLKVLAADQPLSLQVHPKPHVARSGFSHENAAGVPLDAPERNYKDDQHKPEMMLALTPFEGLCGFRRPLRTLQLFDGLDGALLGSMRDALRASPDARGVRSAFELALAARGTDCTQDIETTVASIRARIARGGAGSRSGVVSRGDYTAVALAEHYPGDPGALVSLMLNRVSLQPGEAVFLASGEVHAYLSGLGIEVMASSDNVLRAGLTSKRVDVDALLACASYVPRPPERPVVVPGVVGQTLATYRAPVPEFSLMYGTVVGDALVAHTGPRIVLCLDGEVVVQSGASTAGPPARLRRGESAFVPHDAGAVALRGSGSVVVAYVP, encoded by the coding sequence GTGAGACCGAGCCAGATCTTCCGTCTGACCAACACCGTGCAGCACTACGCGTGGGGATCGCCGACCGCTATCCCCGAGCTCCTCGGAGTCCCTGCGGACGGCCGCCCCGTCGCGGAGATGTGGCTCGGCGCGCACGCCCTCGCCCCGTCGCGCTGCGTGCCGCAGGGGGCCGGCGGCTCGGCCGAGGACCTCCACGAGGGCGTCGAGCCTGTCGCTCTCCCCGACCTCGTGCGCAGCGCGCCCTACACGACCCTGGGCGTCGCGGTCGTCGAGGAGTACGGCCCTCGGTTGCCCTACCTGCTCAAGGTCCTCGCCGCCGACCAGCCGCTCTCGCTCCAGGTCCACCCCAAGCCGCACGTCGCGCGTTCGGGGTTCAGCCACGAGAACGCTGCAGGCGTCCCTCTGGACGCCCCGGAGCGCAACTACAAGGACGACCAGCACAAGCCCGAGATGATGCTCGCGCTCACGCCCTTCGAGGGGCTGTGCGGCTTCCGGAGGCCTCTGCGCACGCTGCAGCTCTTCGACGGGCTCGACGGTGCCCTCCTCGGGTCGATGCGCGACGCGCTCCGAGCGTCGCCCGACGCGCGCGGGGTGCGGAGCGCCTTCGAGCTCGCGCTGGCCGCGCGGGGGACGGACTGCACCCAGGACATCGAGACGACCGTCGCGTCGATCCGCGCACGCATCGCCCGCGGCGGTGCCGGCTCGAGGAGCGGGGTCGTCTCGCGCGGCGACTACACCGCCGTCGCGCTCGCTGAGCACTATCCGGGAGATCCCGGCGCGCTCGTGTCCCTCATGCTCAACCGGGTCTCCTTGCAGCCGGGAGAAGCGGTCTTCCTCGCGTCCGGCGAGGTGCACGCGTACCTGTCGGGTCTGGGCATCGAGGTCATGGCGAGCTCGGACAACGTCCTGCGTGCTGGGCTGACGTCGAAGCGCGTCGACGTGGACGCGCTCCTCGCGTGCGCGAGCTACGTGCCCCGCCCGCCCGAGCGGCCGGTCGTCGTCCCCGGGGTGGTCGGCCAGACCCTCGCGACGTACCGGGCTCCTGTGCCCGAGTTCTCGCTCATGTACGGCACCGTGGTCGGGGACGCTCTCGTGGCGCACACCGGTCCGCGCATCGTCCTGTGCCTCGACGGGGAGGTCGTCGTCCAGAGCGGGGCGAGCACCGCCGGCCCGCCTGCGCGACTCCGTCGGGGTGAGTCGGCGTTCGTCCCGCACGACGCGGGAGCGGTCGCCCTGCGCGGGTCGGGGTCGGTCGTCGTCGCCTACGTCCCGTGA
- a CDS encoding MarR family winged helix-turn-helix transcriptional regulator: MTNQTTGQISGQATDLCGPDTLAGQLRVALTRVSRRLRAQKGDAELTEGQLAVLFAIRKLGPMTPGALAEHENMRPPSMTRIVSALADAGLVLKVGDATDRRLVVVEMTALGASEIAETKRRRNQWLTEKLDGLTAEDRQTLARASELLTEIAAR; this comes from the coding sequence GTGACGAACCAGACCACGGGCCAGATCTCGGGTCAGGCGACGGACCTCTGCGGCCCCGACACCCTGGCCGGACAGCTCCGCGTCGCACTCACCCGTGTCAGCAGGCGCCTGCGCGCGCAGAAGGGCGACGCCGAGCTCACCGAAGGCCAGCTCGCCGTCCTCTTCGCCATCCGCAAGCTCGGCCCGATGACGCCTGGCGCACTCGCAGAGCACGAGAACATGCGCCCGCCGTCCATGACGAGGATCGTCAGCGCGCTCGCCGACGCGGGCCTCGTCCTCAAGGTCGGCGACGCGACGGACCGGCGTCTCGTCGTCGTCGAGATGACCGCCCTGGGCGCCAGCGAGATCGCCGAGACCAAGCGCCGTCGCAACCAGTGGCTCACCGAGAAGCTCGACGGGCTGACCGCGGAAGACCGACAGACGCTCGCCCGGGCGAGCGAGCTCCTCACCGAGATCGCTGCACGATGA
- a CDS encoding MFS transporter translates to MSPTFSSLKYYNYRLWFGAAFVANVGTWMQRVAQDWLVLTVLSDDSGVAVGVVTALQFAPVLFLSAWAGVLADRVNRRKLLMMTQTALGVLALGLGALVLSGQAELWHVYVFATLLGCVSAIDGPVRQVFVAEMVPAKRLSNAVGLNSASFNAARLVGPGAAGLLIALVGPGWVFVINGVTFAATIFAMSRMRVRELNIMPVTPRAKGQIREGIRYVRGRSDIVVIMVVVGVVSTFGLNFQLTSAIMAREVFDKGAGAYGILGSILAIGSLAGALLAARRERPRVRLVIGAAFAFGVASGITALMPTYLTYAIACIPLGFASLTMMTAANSTIQMSTDPHVRGRVMALYMMVFLGATPIGSPIVGWVAEAFGARWAIGIGSISALLVASGAALWTSRHWKYTVQYQVLHRPHVEVRYAPVPHQEGEALVDERRLVADELGAQEAKNTATST, encoded by the coding sequence ATGAGCCCCACGTTCTCCTCGCTCAAGTATTACAATTACCGGCTGTGGTTCGGGGCAGCGTTCGTCGCGAACGTCGGCACCTGGATGCAGCGCGTCGCCCAGGACTGGCTCGTGCTCACCGTCCTGTCGGACGACTCCGGGGTCGCCGTCGGGGTGGTCACCGCCCTGCAGTTCGCGCCGGTCCTCTTCCTCTCCGCCTGGGCCGGGGTCCTCGCCGACCGCGTCAACCGGCGCAAGCTCCTCATGATGACCCAGACGGCGCTGGGCGTCCTGGCGCTCGGTCTCGGTGCCCTCGTGCTGTCCGGCCAGGCCGAGCTGTGGCACGTCTACGTCTTCGCGACGCTCCTCGGTTGCGTCTCCGCGATCGACGGCCCGGTCCGGCAGGTGTTCGTCGCCGAGATGGTCCCGGCCAAGAGGCTCTCGAACGCCGTCGGCCTCAACTCCGCGTCCTTCAACGCCGCGCGTCTCGTGGGCCCAGGTGCTGCAGGTCTGCTCATCGCGCTCGTCGGGCCCGGGTGGGTGTTCGTCATCAACGGGGTCACGTTCGCTGCGACGATCTTCGCGATGTCGCGCATGCGCGTCCGAGAGCTGAACATCATGCCGGTCACCCCGCGGGCGAAGGGGCAGATCCGGGAGGGGATCCGGTACGTCCGCGGGCGGAGCGACATCGTCGTCATCATGGTCGTCGTCGGAGTCGTCTCCACCTTCGGCCTGAACTTCCAGCTGACCTCGGCCATCATGGCCCGCGAGGTCTTCGACAAGGGGGCCGGGGCGTACGGCATCCTCGGCTCGATCCTCGCGATCGGGTCGCTCGCCGGTGCGCTCCTCGCCGCCCGTCGAGAGCGTCCGCGCGTGCGGCTCGTCATCGGCGCAGCCTTCGCCTTCGGTGTGGCGAGCGGCATCACGGCCCTCATGCCGACGTACCTGACCTATGCGATCGCGTGCATCCCGCTGGGCTTCGCGTCGCTGACGATGATGACGGCGGCGAACAGCACCATCCAGATGTCGACCGACCCGCACGTCCGGGGCCGCGTCATGGCGCTCTACATGATGGTCTTCCTCGGGGCCACCCCGATCGGTTCGCCGATCGTCGGCTGGGTAGCCGAGGCGTTCGGGGCGCGCTGGGCGATCGGCATCGGTTCCATCTCCGCGCTCCTCGTCGCGTCTGGAGCCGCCCTCTGGACCTCGCGCCACTGGAAGTACACGGTCCAGTACCAGGTGCTCCACCGGCCGCACGTCGAGGTGCGCTACGCCCCCGTCCCCCACCAGGAGGGCGAGGCGCTCGTCGACGAGCGGCGTCTGGTGGCCGACGAGCTCGGGGCGCAAGAGGCGAAGAACACCGCGACGTCGACCTGA